From a region of the Vidua macroura isolate BioBank_ID:100142 chromosome 3, ASM2450914v1, whole genome shotgun sequence genome:
- the RSAD2 gene encoding S-adenosylmethionine-dependent nucleotide dehydratase RSAD2, translating to MQLALLARLLSVGRAVLAALRGRLSALCWSLAPLSLSLPGWRDSSPRQQREQEWDDAPPTPTSVNYHFTRQCNYKCGFCFHTAKTSFVLPLEEAKRGLAMLKEGGMEKINFSGGEPFLHDRGEFVGKLVQFCKQELELPSVSIVSNGSLIRKQWFEKYGEYLDILAISCDSFDEDVNVLIGRHQGKKNHVENLHKLRQWCREYAVAFKINSVINRFNVEEDMNEQIKALNPVRWKVFQCLLIEGENSGEDALREAEKFVISDEDFDRFLDRHKDVSCLVPESNQKMRDSYLILDEYMRFLNCRNGRKEPSKSILDVGVEAAIKFSGFDEKMFLKRGGKYVWSKADMKLDW from the exons aTGCAACTGGCCCTGCTGGCCCGGCTGCTGTCCGTCGGGCGGGCGGTGCTGGCGGCGCTGCGAGGGCGCCTGAGCGCGCTGTGCTGGAGCCTggctcccctgtccctgtccctgcccggCTGGCGAGACTCGTCCCCCCGGCAACAGCGGGAGCAGGAATGGGACGACGCGCCCCCGACGCCCACCAGCGTCAATTACCACTTCACGCGGCAGTGCAACTACAAGTGCGGCTTCTGCTTCCACACGGCCAAGACCTCCTTCGTGCTGCCGCTGGAGGAGGCCAAGCGGGGGCTGGCGATGCTCAAGGAAGGAG GAATGGAGAAAATCAATTTCTCGGGAGGAGAACCGTTTCTTCACGACAGAGGCGAATTTGTGGGCAAACTGGTCCAGTTTTGCAAGCAGGAGTTGGAGCTCCCAAGTGTCAGCATTGTTAGCAATGGCAGCCTGATCAGAAAGCAGTGGTTCGAGAAGTATG GTGAATATTTAGATATTCTGGCAATTTCATGTGATAGTTTTGATGAGGATGTCAACGTTTTAATTGGCCGTCATCAAGGAAAGAAGAACCATGTGGAAAATCTGCATAAATTGAGGCAATGGTGCCGAGAGTatgctgttgcttttaaaataaattcagtcaTCAACAGATTTAATGTTGAGGAGGATATGAATGAGCAGATCAAGGCACTCAACCCTGTGCGCTGGAAG GTATTTCAGTGCCTGCTTATCGAAGGGGAGAACAGTGGTGAGGATGCTctaagagaagcagaaaaatttgTTATCAGTGATGAAGACTTTGATCGATTCCTGGATCGCCACAAAGATGTCTCCTGCTTGGTACCTGAATCTAATCAGAAG ATGAGAGATTCATACCTCATTCTGGATGAATAT ATGCGTTTTCTAAACTGTAGAAATGGACGGAAAGAACCTTCCAAATCTATCCTGGATGTTGGTGTAGAAGCAGCTATAAAATTCAGTGGATTTGATGAGAAGATGTTCctaaaaagaggaggaaagtaTGTGTGGAGTAAAGCTGATATGAAACTGGACTGGTGA